One genomic region from Streptomyces sp. NBC_00457 encodes:
- a CDS encoding alginate lyase family protein, translating to MARTLPSDAEFTHPGVLVGKDQLDAVRENVLAGRQPWLKAFLDMRDSRYGAYKYRAEPYRTVNCPAGAMAGRGCIQERTDAIAAYTQALLFTVTGKRQHAVKAREIMDGWSAKLKRHTGQNAGLQAAWAGSTWARAAEIVRHTPGADWPADRVQRFETMLRTVYLPRVTRRVLDVNGNRDLASTDAAIGIAVFLDDHKTFNHALRRFRDRVPAYFYLRKDGRHPLTAPGSGMDTPQRLRSYWFQQSTYKDGVTQETCRDFEHVGHSLAATAHIAETAWHQGVDLYGEVKDRLKAALSLHARHQLGEPAPAWLCGGKVSRTMGPDLEVVLNHLEDRLHVTVPAARTLAERTRPAGTDGLFVAWETLTHARKPAG from the coding sequence ATGGCCCGCACCCTCCCGTCGGACGCCGAGTTCACCCACCCCGGCGTCCTCGTCGGCAAGGACCAGCTGGACGCCGTACGAGAGAACGTCCTGGCGGGCAGGCAGCCGTGGCTGAAGGCGTTCCTCGACATGCGGGACAGCAGATACGGGGCGTACAAGTACCGGGCCGAGCCGTACCGGACCGTGAACTGCCCGGCCGGTGCCATGGCGGGCCGGGGCTGCATCCAGGAGCGTACGGACGCCATCGCCGCCTACACCCAGGCCCTGCTGTTCACGGTCACCGGCAAGCGGCAGCACGCCGTCAAGGCCCGGGAGATCATGGACGGCTGGTCGGCGAAGCTGAAGCGGCACACCGGGCAGAACGCCGGACTCCAGGCGGCCTGGGCCGGATCGACCTGGGCGCGGGCCGCCGAGATCGTGCGGCACACACCCGGCGCCGACTGGCCCGCCGACCGCGTACAGCGCTTCGAGACCATGCTCCGCACCGTCTACCTCCCCCGCGTCACCCGCCGGGTCCTGGACGTCAACGGAAACCGGGATCTCGCCTCGACCGACGCGGCCATCGGGATCGCCGTCTTCCTCGACGACCACAAGACCTTCAATCACGCCCTGCGACGCTTCCGCGACCGTGTCCCCGCCTACTTCTACCTGCGCAAGGACGGCCGCCACCCGCTCACCGCGCCCGGCTCCGGCATGGACACCCCGCAGCGGCTGCGGTCGTACTGGTTCCAGCAGTCGACGTACAAGGACGGCGTCACCCAGGAGACCTGCCGTGACTTCGAGCACGTCGGCCACTCCCTCGCCGCCACCGCCCACATCGCCGAGACGGCCTGGCACCAGGGCGTCGACCTGTACGGCGAGGTCAAGGACCGGCTCAAGGCCGCCCTGTCCCTCCACGCCCGGCACCAGCTGGGCGAGCCCGCGCCTGCCTGGCTGTGCGGCGGCAAGGTCTCCAGAACCATGGGCCCCGACCTGGAAGTCGTACTGAACCATCTGGAAGACCGGCTTCACGTCACCGTCCCCGCCGCCCGCACACTCGCCGAGCGCACCCGCCCGGCCGGTACCGACGGGCTCTTCGTCGCCTGGGAGACGCTCACCCACGCGCGCAAACCCGCAGGGTGA